A genomic segment from Carassius auratus strain Wakin chromosome 25, ASM336829v1, whole genome shotgun sequence encodes:
- the dnajb9a gene encoding dnaJ homolog subfamily B member 9 isoform X1 yields the protein MALGPTIKNISVGRPGLDILNGAVNWSRSMATAQSTLMFAVCILMITELILARKDYYDVLGVPKDASERQIKKAFHKLAMKYHPDKNKSPDAETKFREIAEAYETLSDEKRRREYDQSGYNTFSNEDLNRGGEQRSPHSFDFNFDDMFRNFDIYSQNRQARSKRHFEEHFRAHQQAHNRHKRHSQGTFGSGVFEDMFEDMEKMFTFDRHIKRTESRFQGTAKQHCRTVTQRRGNMVTTYTDCTSSS from the exons atggctctgggcccaactattaaaaacatcagtGTCGGTCGGCCAGGTTTGGACATTTTGAACGGTGCTGTCAACTGGA GCAGAAGTATGGCCACGGCACAGTCAACACTGATGTTCGCCGTCTGCATTTTGATGATAACAGAACTCATACTGGCAAGAAAGGACTACTACGACGTCCTCGGGGTGCCAAAAGATGCTTCCGAACGTCAGATCAAAAAAGCTTTTCACAAGCTTGCCATGAAATATCACCCCGACAAGAACAAGAGCCCCGATGCGGAAACCAAATTTCGAGAGATTGCAGAAG CATATGAAACGCTGTCCGATGAGAAAAGAAGGCGGGAGTATGACCAATCAGGATACAATACATTCAGCAATGAAGACTTGAACAGAGGGGGAGAGCAGCGTTCTCCTCATTCCTTTGATTTTAACTTCGACGACATGTTCAGAAACTTTGACATCTATAGCCAAAACAGGCAAGCTCGTTCAAAAAGGCACTTTGAAGAGCACTTCAGGGCACACCAGCAAGCGCACAACCGCCATAAGAGACACTCCCAGGGTACTTTCGGTAGCGGAGTCTTTGAGGACATGTTTGAAGACATGGAGAAGATGTTTACATTTGACCGACACATAAAAAGGACCGAGAGCAGGTTTCAGGGCACAGCCAAACAGCACTGCAGAACGGTGACCCAGCGAAGGGGAAACATGGTCACCA
- the dnajb9a gene encoding dnaJ homolog subfamily B member 9 isoform X2, which produces MATAQSTLMFAVCILMITELILARKDYYDVLGVPKDASERQIKKAFHKLAMKYHPDKNKSPDAETKFREIAEAYETLSDEKRRREYDQSGYNTFSNEDLNRGGEQRSPHSFDFNFDDMFRNFDIYSQNRQARSKRHFEEHFRAHQQAHNRHKRHSQGTFGSGVFEDMFEDMEKMFTFDRHIKRTESRFQGTAKQHCRTVTQRRGNMVTTYTDCTSSS; this is translated from the exons ATGGCCACGGCACAGTCAACACTGATGTTCGCCGTCTGCATTTTGATGATAACAGAACTCATACTGGCAAGAAAGGACTACTACGACGTCCTCGGGGTGCCAAAAGATGCTTCCGAACGTCAGATCAAAAAAGCTTTTCACAAGCTTGCCATGAAATATCACCCCGACAAGAACAAGAGCCCCGATGCGGAAACCAAATTTCGAGAGATTGCAGAAG CATATGAAACGCTGTCCGATGAGAAAAGAAGGCGGGAGTATGACCAATCAGGATACAATACATTCAGCAATGAAGACTTGAACAGAGGGGGAGAGCAGCGTTCTCCTCATTCCTTTGATTTTAACTTCGACGACATGTTCAGAAACTTTGACATCTATAGCCAAAACAGGCAAGCTCGTTCAAAAAGGCACTTTGAAGAGCACTTCAGGGCACACCAGCAAGCGCACAACCGCCATAAGAGACACTCCCAGGGTACTTTCGGTAGCGGAGTCTTTGAGGACATGTTTGAAGACATGGAGAAGATGTTTACATTTGACCGACACATAAAAAGGACCGAGAGCAGGTTTCAGGGCACAGCCAAACAGCACTGCAGAACGGTGACCCAGCGAAGGGGAAACATGGTCACCA